From one Luteipulveratus mongoliensis genomic stretch:
- a CDS encoding IS30 family transposase, with the protein MPGKRLSLAERAQIEVLFGQDLTFPQIAAVLGRDRSTVWREVRRNHSYRGARMGGSGARSPSGRHAAGSGRRGGCYRWVYEHRQAQRQYRVRARRCHGGKLRPSWGGPLPLLWHTVADLLRERWSPQQVAHWLRTQYPNQPEMWVSHETIYQAIYIQGRGSLRAEVGRQLALRSGRATRKPRSRATAAAARSRKPWIEGLHISTRPAEAADRAVPGHWEGDLVIGARGSSAIVTLVERTTGYVMLGALPHSRVSAQVIGVLTQLMGRVPVSMARSLTWDQGAEMAEHARFTLATGCQVYFCDPHSPWQRGSNENTNGLLRQYFPRTSTNFRTYTQNDLDQIAIELNRRPRKRHQWKNPAEKLNELLVATAP; encoded by the coding sequence ATGCCTGGAAAGCGGTTGTCGCTCGCGGAGCGTGCTCAGATCGAGGTGCTGTTCGGTCAGGACCTGACGTTTCCACAGATCGCTGCGGTGCTTGGTCGGGATCGGAGCACGGTGTGGCGAGAGGTGCGTCGTAACCATTCCTACCGGGGTGCGCGTATGGGTGGGTCTGGGGCGCGGTCGCCCTCGGGGCGGCACGCGGCCGGTTCCGGCCGGCGGGGCGGGTGCTATCGGTGGGTGTATGAGCACCGGCAGGCTCAGCGGCAGTACCGGGTCCGGGCGCGCCGGTGCCATGGTGGGAAGCTGCGCCCGTCGTGGGGTGGGCCGCTGCCGCTGCTGTGGCACACCGTCGCGGACCTGCTGCGGGAACGGTGGTCCCCGCAGCAGGTCGCACACTGGCTGCGTACGCAGTACCCGAATCAGCCGGAGATGTGGGTGTCACACGAGACGATCTACCAGGCCATCTACATCCAGGGCCGCGGCAGCCTCCGCGCCGAGGTCGGCCGGCAGCTCGCGCTGCGCTCAGGGCGAGCCACGCGTAAACCACGCTCCCGCGCCACGGCCGCGGCGGCCCGGTCCCGCAAACCGTGGATCGAGGGCTTGCACATCTCGACCCGTCCTGCGGAGGCGGCTGACCGGGCCGTGCCGGGGCACTGGGAGGGCGACCTGGTCATCGGCGCCCGCGGTTCCAGCGCGATCGTGACTCTGGTCGAACGCACCACCGGGTACGTCATGCTTGGCGCCCTGCCGCACTCACGAGTCAGCGCGCAGGTCATCGGTGTACTGACCCAGCTGATGGGCAGGGTGCCAGTGAGCATGGCCAGGTCGTTGACCTGGGACCAAGGGGCCGAGATGGCTGAGCACGCCCGATTCACCCTCGCTACCGGCTGCCAGGTCTACTTCTGCGACCCGCACTCACCCTGGCAGCGCGGCAGCAACGAGAACACCAACGGGCTCCTACGCCAGTACTTTCCCCGCACCAGCACAAACTTCCGCACCTACACCCAGAACGACCTCGACCAGATCGCGATCGAGCTCAACCGGCGACCCCGCAAACGACACCAGTGGAAGAATCCCGCCGAGAAGCTCAACGAACTCCTCGTTGCAACAGCACCCTGA
- a CDS encoding TetR/AcrR family transcriptional regulator, translating into MSTDEDRPLGLRERKKQQTRERIAATAVQLFAERGFEQVPVAEVAEAADVSTATVFNYFRSKEDLVYDGVASYEEALVDAVRRRPAGTSPADAFRSFLLRPRGALNGAGPEAMDRVAQIAAVIAASPTLQARERHDQDRATHALADAISETSDLEASPAWVLAHSLMGVNRAMTATVHRSALGGRRRPKSVAAEVIRVGTEAFDALGLPSVSESALTAEVTTTTLEQTESTDLWPSRELPSGVRIEHATGATPELVRWLYATVGGPWQWTDRLAWPRSRWADELAEPGSELHIAYVGGAPAGYVQLAAVPGKDATSVEIRYFGLMEWAIGQGLGGPLLAYGIERAWSLASRHAMPPVGRVWVHTCTLDGPRALANYEARGFRIVEATTEVQPVLAEPMGAWAASGGPA; encoded by the coding sequence ATGAGCACCGACGAGGACCGCCCGCTCGGTCTGCGCGAGCGCAAGAAGCAGCAGACCCGCGAGCGCATCGCAGCCACCGCCGTCCAGCTGTTCGCCGAGCGCGGCTTCGAGCAGGTCCCGGTCGCCGAGGTCGCCGAGGCGGCGGACGTCTCGACAGCCACGGTCTTCAACTACTTCCGCAGCAAGGAAGACCTCGTCTACGACGGCGTCGCGTCCTACGAGGAGGCTCTCGTCGATGCCGTACGCCGCCGGCCGGCCGGGACGAGCCCGGCCGACGCGTTCCGCTCGTTCCTGCTGCGACCCCGGGGCGCCTTGAACGGCGCCGGCCCGGAGGCGATGGACCGAGTGGCTCAGATCGCCGCCGTGATTGCGGCGAGCCCCACGCTGCAGGCCCGCGAACGGCACGACCAGGACCGCGCGACCCACGCACTCGCCGACGCGATCAGCGAGACCAGCGACCTTGAGGCCTCGCCGGCTTGGGTGCTGGCCCACTCCCTGATGGGAGTAAACCGCGCGATGACCGCAACCGTTCATCGCAGCGCGCTCGGCGGCCGCCGCCGCCCGAAAAGCGTTGCTGCAGAAGTGATTCGGGTCGGCACGGAGGCGTTCGACGCACTCGGCCTGCCGAGCGTTTCGGAGTCGGCTCTGACCGCTGAGGTGACCACGACGACGCTCGAGCAGACCGAATCCACGGACCTGTGGCCGTCCCGTGAGCTGCCGTCCGGCGTACGGATCGAGCATGCGACCGGCGCGACGCCCGAGCTGGTGCGCTGGCTCTACGCCACCGTCGGCGGCCCGTGGCAGTGGACCGACCGCCTCGCCTGGCCACGCTCCCGCTGGGCCGACGAGCTCGCCGAGCCCGGCTCCGAGCTGCACATCGCGTACGTCGGGGGCGCGCCAGCGGGCTACGTCCAGCTGGCCGCGGTGCCCGGCAAGGACGCGACCTCGGTCGAGATCCGCTACTTCGGGCTCATGGAGTGGGCCATCGGGCAGGGCCTGGGAGGGCCGCTGCTGGCGTACGGCATCGAGCGGGCCTGGTCTCTCGCATCACGGCACGCGATGCCACCCGTCGGGCGAGTGTGGGTGCACACCTGCACGCTCGACGGGCCGAGGGCGCTGGCGAACTACGAGGCGCGCGGGTTCCGCATCGTCGAGGCGACGACCGAGGTACAGCCGGTGCTGGCCGAGCCGATGGGTGCCTGGGCGGCGTCAGGTGGCCCCGCCTGA
- a CDS encoding NADPH-dependent FMN reductase yields the protein MSDNKLRIALLVGSVRSGRMADPLVRWLRQAIAAETWIDLDVIDLATVDLPQVDLVPGNSESPIAERLAVADGFIVLTPEYNHSFPASLKNAIDWHYTEWTRKPVTFVSYGAGSGGLRAVEQLRLIFPELQSMTTRNVVGITAPWNHLEDGLFVAPDSVIGALDATLAELHWWATALRAARRPEPVPA from the coding sequence ATGAGCGACAACAAGCTACGAATTGCCTTGCTGGTCGGGAGCGTTCGATCGGGTCGGATGGCCGACCCCCTCGTGCGCTGGCTGCGTCAGGCGATCGCGGCCGAGACCTGGATCGATCTCGACGTCATCGACCTCGCCACCGTGGACCTGCCTCAGGTCGACCTCGTGCCCGGCAACAGCGAGAGCCCGATCGCCGAACGCCTAGCAGTGGCAGACGGATTCATCGTCCTCACTCCCGAGTACAACCACAGCTTCCCCGCCTCCCTCAAGAACGCCATCGACTGGCACTACACCGAGTGGACGCGCAAGCCGGTGACCTTCGTGTCGTACGGCGCGGGCTCGGGCGGGCTGCGCGCCGTCGAGCAGCTGCGGCTCATCTTCCCCGAGCTGCAGTCGATGACCACCCGCAATGTCGTGGGCATCACCGCACCGTGGAACCACCTCGAGGACGGGCTCTTCGTCGCGCCGGACAGCGTGATCGGCGCGCTCGACGCCACCCTGGCCGAACTCCACTGGTGGGCAACCGCATTGCGCGCCGCCCGGCGACCTGAGCCGGTCCCGGCATGA
- a CDS encoding DHA2 family efflux MFS transporter permease subunit produces MSAAAATRAAEIAPRISQRTRLGLALGLGGLCVVLDTTIAVVAVPALMREFNAPLATMQWTTTAYLLALVTTLPLAARLSTRYGARRVYVSAILVFGLASALAGLASGPATLIAARVLQGLGGGLLNPVGMILVMRGVPAHERGRVTSLLGLPVLVGPLCGPILSGWLIDSWSWRAIFFITVPPALVAAALVRHWAPRDEPGDREPLDVVGLGLLLPGATVSVFGLGEASFSPVARIALMVLGVALLTAFVLRSRRVAAPLLRVRLLWRPSIAINVSVLVLFGAAYFGSMLLMPTYVQVIRGDSALMAGTMAIPAALATGVSLQICTRLVDRVAPWRVVTVGLSMALAGSIGTVLVLRADTSYAVLMALAALTGAGSGGVIMPGMTAAMRELNGPDLASGSSVMGLAQQLASAVGTAGITALLAAAIAWQVPGLDGGLEAVSRMAPGARAALAPDLVAGQRIAQLAAVVLIAVALVVATTLMRTSSDRKQGEQ; encoded by the coding sequence ATGAGCGCCGCCGCGGCGACCCGGGCAGCGGAGATCGCTCCACGGATCTCCCAGCGCACCCGACTCGGTCTGGCGCTCGGGCTGGGAGGGCTGTGCGTCGTCCTCGACACCACCATCGCGGTCGTCGCCGTGCCAGCCCTGATGCGTGAGTTCAACGCACCGCTGGCCACGATGCAGTGGACGACCACGGCCTACCTCCTGGCGCTGGTCACCACGCTCCCGCTCGCGGCACGACTCAGCACGAGGTACGGCGCCCGTCGGGTCTACGTCAGCGCGATCCTCGTCTTCGGGCTGGCTTCCGCGCTCGCGGGCCTGGCCAGTGGTCCGGCCACGCTCATCGCGGCGCGCGTGCTGCAAGGTCTGGGCGGCGGCCTGCTGAACCCGGTCGGCATGATCCTGGTGATGCGCGGCGTACCCGCTCACGAGCGGGGCCGGGTCACCAGCCTCCTGGGGCTGCCCGTGCTCGTCGGGCCGCTGTGTGGGCCGATCCTGTCGGGCTGGCTGATCGACAGCTGGTCCTGGCGGGCGATCTTCTTCATCACCGTGCCGCCCGCGCTGGTGGCTGCAGCCCTCGTCCGGCACTGGGCACCCCGCGACGAGCCGGGAGACCGCGAGCCGCTGGACGTGGTCGGCCTCGGCCTCCTCCTGCCGGGTGCGACGGTGTCGGTGTTCGGTCTCGGCGAGGCGAGCTTCTCTCCCGTCGCGCGCATCGCACTCATGGTGTTGGGCGTCGCGCTGCTGACCGCATTCGTCCTGCGATCCCGACGAGTTGCCGCGCCATTGCTGCGAGTTCGACTTCTGTGGCGACCGAGCATCGCAATCAACGTGAGCGTCCTCGTGCTCTTCGGCGCGGCCTACTTCGGCTCGATGCTCCTGATGCCGACTTACGTCCAGGTCATCCGTGGCGACTCGGCTCTGATGGCCGGCACCATGGCGATCCCAGCCGCACTCGCGACCGGCGTGAGCCTGCAGATCTGCACACGGCTCGTCGACCGGGTCGCGCCCTGGCGGGTGGTCACGGTGGGGCTGTCGATGGCACTGGCCGGCTCCATCGGGACGGTTCTCGTCCTCCGGGCAGACACGTCGTACGCCGTCCTCATGGCTCTCGCTGCCCTCACTGGTGCCGGGAGCGGCGGGGTGATCATGCCCGGCATGACTGCCGCCATGCGGGAGCTGAACGGGCCGGACCTCGCCTCGGGATCATCGGTGATGGGCCTGGCCCAGCAGCTGGCCTCGGCGGTCGGGACTGCGGGGATCACTGCGCTACTGGCGGCGGCGATCGCGTGGCAGGTGCCGGGACTCGACGGTGGGCTGGAGGCCGTGAGCCGGATGGCACCGGGCGCCCGCGCGGCCCTGGCGCCCGACCTGGTGGCCGGTCAGCGCATCGCCCAGCTGGCCGCAGTCGTCCTGATCGCCGTCGCCCTGGTCGTCGCGACGACCCTCATGCGTACCTCGTCGGACCGGAAGCAAGGTGAGCAGTGA
- a CDS encoding MerR family transcriptional regulator, producing the protein MTTETLERDLTVSEVAEGAEVSISAVRFYEKHGLVSASRTSGNQRRFDRAAPCRIRVARVAQRIGMTVGEIRELLALLPEGEAPQPEHWVALYDAILDEGQRRVRILQRAMSDIMTGGKLCEVPVNDAEPTPRRVVPAR; encoded by the coding sequence ATGACCACAGAGACCCTCGAGCGGGACCTGACCGTCAGCGAGGTGGCTGAGGGGGCGGAGGTGAGTATCTCGGCCGTGCGGTTCTACGAGAAGCACGGACTGGTCAGTGCCTCGCGGACCAGCGGCAACCAGCGCCGGTTCGACCGCGCGGCGCCGTGTCGCATCCGCGTCGCGCGGGTCGCCCAACGCATCGGCATGACGGTCGGCGAGATCCGCGAGCTGCTGGCGCTGCTGCCTGAAGGCGAAGCGCCCCAGCCCGAGCACTGGGTCGCGCTCTACGACGCGATCCTCGACGAGGGTCAGCGCCGAGTGCGCATCTTGCAGCGCGCGATGTCGGACATCATGACCGGCGGCAAGCTGTGCGAGGTGCCCGTCAACGACGCAGAGCCGACGCCGCGACGCGTCGTACCAGCTCGCTGA